A region of Epinephelus fuscoguttatus linkage group LG1, E.fuscoguttatus.final_Chr_v1 DNA encodes the following proteins:
- the zbtb49 gene encoding zinc finger and BTB domain-containing protein 49 — protein MDTLSSHSSYLLQQLQEQRIQGLLCDCMLVVKGVCFKAHKNVLAAFSSYFRSLFQNSPSQKNEVFNLVIQDVSGIGQILDYMYTSHLDINQDNVQALLDIAQCLQVPNVQSMCNAFLKPCPPPVEIPTFSLPGMLSSEHDCLLGSSLPHDVDLHCPSETQRPGFSSDMDHTKRMPVSVPNSGSNCDTASSTQAPTEKQLVHGYKLRNFYSKQYFKQSALQTNSAALNQGPGPLVQVGEQQCPLGVSQGGSHTPVCSGNTVQPNPPCTSVAVEKNPVSSLTPSDNLNTPNSNSADSMLNKPVRPKKAVYLKKYNYLRSQKALEEMFAESVTDPVLSCPKESHQEESVVQTEAPEAPVEDLNADREQVTETVTDTQLPSPPPVNQEEQNLKTAPEPQQQTGSKQYCCDVCGKVFKHPSNLEMHKRSHTGEKPFQCNVCGRNFSQAGNLQTHLRRHSGEKPYICELCGKSFTASGDVHRHKVVHTGEKPHLCDICGRGFNNLSNLKEHKRAHATDKTLTCDQCGKSFNTHRKLVKHKARHAGEKPHSCATCGKCFVGSGDLQRHIRSHTGEKPYVCNACGKSFTRCAMLRIHSNMHCKGAPADSQVTNNSDPPRSSDGAASFPKPVSHSKPPAATNEQHFPTMMSHAGLEKPSPPTPSPPQPTPHIETPPPSMHLSPASTPTPLPELRSLVPHHLLSSSHQDRSAALTATDRMKLTKPHLSQEAVYGPYVENGNVSVEMGRGAVGRPYLPSTDSHCSSLTSSSRPNSGSYRSTEGQFISSVTLWGLAMKTLQNDNDMEQ, from the exons ATGGACACCCTGTCCAGCCACAGCTCCTacctcctgcagcagctgcaggagcagAGGATTCAGGGTTTGCTCTGTGACTGCATGCTGGTGGTCAAAGGTGTCTGCTTCAAAGCCCACAAAAATGTCCTGGCAGCTTTCAGCTCCTATTTCAG GTCTTTATTCCAAAACTCCCCCAGTCAGAAGAACGAGGTGTTCAACCTGGTCATCCAGGATGTCAGCGGCATCGGTCAAATATTGGACTACATGTACACCTCCCATCTTGATATCAACCAGGATAATGTTCAAGCACTCCTGGACATTGCTCAGTGTTTGCAGGTTCCAAATGTTCAGAGCATGTGCAATGCTTTCCTCAAGCCTTGTCCTCCCCCAGTGGAAATCCCGACATTTTCTCTTCCGGGCATGCTGAGCTCTGAGCACGACTGCCTCTTGGGGAGCAGTCTTCCTCATGATGTTGACCTCCACTGTCCCTCTGAGACCCAGAGGCCTGGCTTCAGCAGCGACATGGACCACACCAAAAGGATGCCTGTTTCGGTGCCTAATAGCGGCTCAAACTGCGACACAGCTAGCAGCACTCAGGCGCCGACAGAAAAACAGCTTGTCCACGGCTACAAGCTTCGTAACTTCTACAGTAAGCAGTACTTCAAACAAAGTGCACTCCAGACTAATAGTGCAGCCTTAAATCAAGGCCCAGGCCCTTTGGTTCAGGtgggagagcagcagtgtccGCTTGGGGTCAGCCAGGGAGGCAGCCACACTCCTGTATGCTCGGGAAACACAGTTCAGCCCAATCCTCCCTGTACGTCTGTGGCAGTTGAAAAGAACCCTGTCTCCTCTTTAACACCCTCAGATAATTTAAACACCCCCAACTCCAACTCAGCAGACTCCATGCTCAACAAACCAGTGCGCCCAAAGAAGGCTGTGTACTTGAAGAAATACAACTACCTCCGGTCTCAGAAGGCTTtggaggagatgtttgctgagTCAGTCACCGACCCTGTCCTCAGCTGTCCCAAAGAGAGTCATCAAGAAGAGTCTGTGGTCCAGACTGAAGCTCCAGAGGCTCCTGTTGAGGACCTTAACGCAGACAGGGAGCAGGTTACAGAGACAGTAACAGATACACAACTTCCCAGTCCTCCACCTGTGAACCAAGAAGAGCAAAATCTGAAAACCGCACCAGagccacagcagcagacaggaAGCAAGCAGTAttgttgtgatgtgtgtgggAAGGTCTTCAAACACCCCAGCAACCTGGAGATGCACAAACGCTCACATACCG gTGAGAAGCCCTTTCAGTGTAACGTTTGTGGGAGAAACTTCTCACAG GCTGGAAATTTACAGACACATTTGCGGAGACATTctggagagaaaccatacaTCTGTGAAttatgtggtaaaag CTTCACTGCATCAGGGGATGTCCATCGTCACAAAGTGgtccacacaggagagaagccaCACCTGTGTGACATATGTGGTCGAG GATTTAACAACTTGAGTAATCTCAAGGAGCACAAGAGGGCTCACGCCACAGACAAGACACTGACATGTGACCAGTGTGGAAAATCCTTCAACACGCACAGAAAGCTTGTGAAGCACAAGGCCCGCCATGCTGGGGAAAAACCACACAGCTGTGCCACCTGCG GAAAGTGTTTCGTCGGCTCAGGGGACCTGCAGCGCCACATAAGGTCACACACTGGTGAGAAGCCCTATGTCTGTAATGCCTGTGGAAAGAGCTTCACCCGTTGTGCCATGTTGAGGATACACAGCAACATGCACTGTAAGGGGGCTCCAGCTGACAGCCAGGTCACCAACAACTCTGACCCACCTCGCAGCTCAGATGGAGCAGCCTCGTTCCCCAAACCTGTCAGCCACAGTAAACCTCCTGCTGCAACCAATGAGCAGCATTTCCCTACCATGATGTCCCATGCAGGCTTAGAGAAACCTTCCCCGCCTACTCCTTCACCACCACAGCCAACACCACATATAGAGACTCCACCTCCCAGCATGCACCTCAGCCCAGCTTCTACCCCAACCCCACTTCCAGAGCTGCGCTCGCTGGtaccccatcacctcctctcctccagccACCAGGACAGAAGTGCAGCCCTGACCGCCACAGACCGCATGAAGCTTACCAAACCTCACCTGTCTCAGGAGGCTGTGTACGGGCCGTACGTGGAGAATGGGAATGTGTCAGTGGAGATGGGCAGAGGTGCGGTGGGGAGGCCCTACCTTCCTTCCACAGACAGTCACTGCAGTTCCCTGACTTCTTCTAGCAGGCCCAACAGTGGGTCGTACAGGTCCACTGAGGGCCAGTTTATCTCCAGTGTGACTCTGTGGGGCCTGGCAATGAAAACTCTACAGAATGATAATGACATGGAGCAGTAA